Proteins encoded by one window of Halichondria panicea chromosome 8, odHalPani1.1, whole genome shotgun sequence:
- the LOC135339931 gene encoding uncharacterized protein LOC135339931 — MDYDCQSSSSSNSYGDNKGLQYPTENLGTSWGSYLQSGPPTRASLAGGHKKVRNHTETVNEELAELGIPVNIKRSKPKAVVFDPFTQVRSIEDTSQPTTSTPEVHVHPASKNNTMKELKTQKENSEPPDTIVNYKKTLLKETQTLMEAINTSQQEIAKNGTNTDCLKALTAKDKTYSNLRQLVCEPINGNGVEVLSTGVLLDVIHYLTEVLNSLVQQSQKQLQHAESLQKSGRQLSKSQDRFFRDQHEIHKAIEEARMQLIKEQNAFKEEIIVKQENMERLQLALRQQIPTKAQKQTSTLGTVHEVMQGRNQMAALLQTQKEQAKLEKLLFRQQRDIQCIQRDLGNTKSELLSAQDHALKLEHKIVLHRRKAMPGQPREHAKALTRKEDRKGHKTTDTGLRGVLTAQRTLDREMLRIKRQIEEQQIQERLASKRLEASYQSLKKRAVALRQQAAGIKGKSLYVPSDETDNKDDDRQAQQQKKRKTHIPKLPQLQRLPKQAKVRKKPTYTFSKQELVTLACFSDEEATDNVMEWLEMQGNLVD, encoded by the exons ATGGACTACGACTGTCAGAGCTCCAGTAGCAGCAATTCTTATGGAGACAACAAAGGACTTCAGTACCCTACAGAGAACCTAGGGACAAGTTGGGGGTCCTATCTTCAGAGTGGACCTCCCACTAGAGCCAGTCTGGCTGGTGGACATAAGAAAGTTAGAAATCATACTGAAACGGTGAATGAAGAACTTGCAGAATTAGGTATCCCAGTTAATATTAAGAGGTCGAAGCCAAAAGCTGTGGTATTTGACCCATTTACACAAGTGAGATCAATTGAGGACACTTCACAACCAACAACAAGCACAcctgaagtacatgtacaccctgCAAGCAAAAACAACACAATGAAAGAATTGAAAACCCAAAAAGAAAATTCTGAGCCTCCAGATACTATTGTCAACTATAAGAAGACACTTTTAAAAGAAACGCAAACACTTATGGAAGCTATCAATACTAGTCAACAAGAAATTGCCAAAAACGGCACCAACACTGATTGTCTTAAAGCATTGACTGCAAAAGACAAGACATACTCCAATCTGAGGCAGTTGGTATGTGAGCCTATTAATGGGAATGGAGTAGAGGTATTGTCGACTGGTGTGCTACTAGATGTCATACACTATCTGACAGAAGTGCTCAATTCTTTGGTTCAACAAAGTCAGAAGCAGCTTCAACACGCTGAAAGTTTACAAAAGAGTGGGAGGCAATTAAGTAAAAGCCAAGATCGATTTTTCAGAGATCAGCATGAGATACACAAAGCTATTGAAGAGGCGAGAATGCAACTCATAAAGGAACAA AACGCTTTTAAAGAGGAAATTATCGTTAAACAAGAGAATATGGAAAGACTACAGCTTGCATTGCGCCAACAAATACCCACAAAAGCACAAAAACAGACATCGACTTTAGGTACAGTCCATGAAGTTATGCAAG GGCGTAATCAGATGGCTGCTTTACTTCAAACTCAGAAAGAGCAAGCTAAACTGGAGAAGTTATTATTTAGGCAACAAAGAGATATCCAGTGCATACAAAGAGATTTGGGAAATACTAAGTCAG AACTCCTGTCAGCTCAAGATCATGCACTAAAGCTTGAACACAAAATCGTTTTACACAGACGGAAAG CGATGCCTGGACAACCTAGGGAACACGCAAAG GCACTCACAAGAAAAGAGGATAGGAAAGGGCATAAAACAACGGATACCGGGTTGCGAGGAGTCTTAACAGCTCAACGCACATTG GACCGAGAGATGCTGAGAATAAAAAGACAAATAGAAGAGCAGCAAATACAAGAGAGGCTAGCGAGCAAACGTTTGGAGGCCAGCTATCAGAGTCTCAAAAAGAGAGCAGTGGCCCTCAGGCAACAGGCTGCAGGAATTAAGGGGAAGTCACTCTATGTGCCTAGTGATGAAACTGATAATAAAGATGACGACAGACAAGCTCAACAACAAAAGAAAAGGAAGAC ACACATTCCCAAATTACCCCAACTGCAAAGGCTCCCAAAACAAGCAAAAGTGAGAAAGAAGCCAACCTACACTTTCTCAAAACAGGAGCTGGTCACACTCGCTTGTTTCAGTGACGAGGAGGCTACAGACAATGTAATGGAGTGGCTGGAAATGCAAGGAAACCTTGTAGACTAG
- the LOC135339941 gene encoding SAGA-associated factor 29-like, whose amino-acid sequence MPKGGKHVGKIASKGTSSLSIPGPPSSKPPDVTPSVASVLDELKSVIKQTQEEKEVGEQTLTGINKTHEKVKNEPRVSLYFKQKLQNQYVNALQAAKRELVLLEQCLKKVDEVKVEIGEVQARAAPPSTRNIDDYRSKMHSGLGTMRRGMLMTVLQQYAVEQQVWKGKPGESPPPLCGCVPADEKYRCKPADQVAARVRTEDGEEQWILAEVFSYNSHNHRYCVDDIDEEGHNEQRRYHVSKRRIVPLPRFKADPLTNPEALFRHRQLVLALYPQTTCFYRAIIDSPPKEVAGEYSVLFEDTSYPEGYSPALDVPQRYVLPMRETKKK is encoded by the exons ATGCCCAAAGGAGGAAAACATGTTGGAAAAATCGCTTCTAAAGGGACTTCTTCATTGAGTATACCAGGCCCACCTTCTTCTAAACCTCCAGACGTGACACCATCAGTAGCTTCTGTGCTGGATGAGCTGAAATCAGTGATAAAACAAACACAG GAAGAGAAAGAGGTTGGAGAACAGACACTAACTGGAATCAATAAGACTCATGAGAAAGTAAAAAATGAGCCGAGAG TATCGCTATACTTCAAGCAAAAGTTACAGAATCAGTATGTGAATGCTCTACAGGCAGCGAAGAGAGAACTAGT GCTGTTGGAGCAGTGTCTGAAGAAGGTGGACGAGGTTAAGGTGGAGATCGGAGAAGTGCAAG CACGCGCTGCTCCACCATCCACTCGGAACATTGATGACTACCGATCAAAAAt GCATTCTGGCCTGGGAACTATGAGAAGAGGCATGCTCATGACCGTACTGCAGCAGTATGCTGTCGAACAGCAAGTATGGAAGGGAAAGCCGGGAGAGAG CCCCCCTCCCCTGTGTGGTTGCGTCCCAGCTGATGAGAAGTATCGCTGCAAGCCAGCAGATCAG gttgctGCCAGAGTGCGTACAGAGGATGGTGAGGAGCAGTGGATACTGGCAGAGGTGTTCTCTTACAACTCACACAATCACAG GTACTGTGTTGATGACATTGATGAAGAAGGGCACAACGAGCAGAG GAGGTATCATGTGAGCAAGAGACGTATAGTTCCCCTCCCTCGCTTTAAAGCTGATCCATTGACTAACCCTGAGGCCCTCTTTAGGCACAGACAG TTGGTGCTGGCTCTCTACCCTCAAACCACTTGCTTCTATCGTGCCATCATTGACTCTCCGCCTAAAGAA GTGGCTGGTGAGTACTCAGTGCTGTTTGAAGACACTTCCTACCCTGAGGGCTACTCCCCTGCCCTTGATGTTCCACAACGCTACGTTCTACCAATGAGAGAGACTAAGAAAAagtag